The nucleotide sequence CAGATCGGCGATCTCATTTTGTGTAAGTTCCGGATACCGATCGAGAAACAATAAGATCATCCCTTGATCGATGGTGATGTCACTTAGTGCCTCCGAAATGTTTTTTTGCGAGTATTTTCTATAGGCTCTAATGGTACTTTCAATAGAATGAAATACGGTTTCAGAAGGAAGGGCGATATGCATAAGTTTAAATATTTGATACAAATATAATTGATATATCAATAAAATACAATAGTGTTTAAAAAAAAAGAATAACTGTCAATCAGTTATTCTTTTTCAATGCTTTAAGGATTTAACTATTTAAGCTTTCTTTTTTACTTCTTTCAGAAAAGACTTGGCAAGTTTGGCATATCCTTCAGCCACTCTGCTGTGAATGGCATAATCGTAACCCATGGCATCGGCACCTTTTACATTCTCATATTTTACCTTGAACAGCGGCGTATCCTTACCTCTTTTGAAAATTTCAATAACAGCATCTATACGTGCTGCTTTGCGCATAACCCCCACATTCCAGCCGTGATATAACAACAAGGTGTTTACTTTCAGTATATATTCCGAGTCATCAAAATCCTTCGAAACTTTCCAGTCGCCGCGCTTGTTGAATGATTCAATAAACTTAGGCTCGTAATGTGCTTCTCGGTCGGCAAAATATCTTTTACGCCAGATCTCACCTTCACCGGGCTCATCTTCATTCTTATCCTTCATTTTCTGATTAATGTAATCCTCTTCGGTTTCAAAATCATCTACAGTGACTTCAGAATAATCGAATTCCAGATCGAACCGTTCTAAACCGCTCAGGGATTTCCATTTTCCTACAAGGACATCTCCCTTTTGAGCTGTAACCGTAAGTGTGAATAAAATAAGTAACCCGGTAATAATACCTTTCTCCATTATATTTTTTTAGAGCGGGAAAGTACTGCTATTTCGCCAACTCGACAAACAATCCGTCGTCCGTTTTTTCAACTTTGGCCAACTTATTCTTTGTGAGTCCTTTGATGGTCTTATCCCATTTTTTATTGCTCAGGCCCGATCGTGTCTTTAGCTCATTCAATTCTAAGGGCGAATTGTTTTTCAGTAAAGTCAAAACCGCTTTTTCATCATGGGTTAAAGCAACCGCCTTTTTCTCCGGTCTCATTTGCGGGAAGAACAAAACTTCCTGAATGGAGGCATTATTGGTCATGAACATAGTGAGTCGGTCAATTCCGATACCAATACCCGAAGTAGGGGGCATTCCGTATTCCAGGGCTCGAAGAAAATCCTGATCTATAAACATAGCTTCATCGTCTCCTTTTTCCGAAAGCGTTAACTGGTCTTCAAACCGTTCCCGCTGATCGATAGGGTCGTTAAGTTCGGTATAGGCGTTTGCCAACTCTTTTCCGTTAACCATCAATTCAAATCGTTCGGTAAGTCCTTCTTTAGATCGGTGTTTTTTGGTAAGCGGACTCATTTCTACCGGATAATCGATAATAAAGGTTGGCTGAACGTAATGATGCTCACACTTTTCACCAAAGATCTCATCGATCATCTTTCCCACACCCATGGTCTCATCGGCTTCCAGGTTTAATGCATGACATGCTTCCCGTATCTCGTCCTCACTTTTTTGGTACAGATCGTAACCGGTATGTTCTTTAATAGCATCCAGGATCCCGATGCGTTTATATGGGGCTTTATAATTAATTTTATGCTCACCAAATTGTACTTCGGTTGTACCGTGCAGGGCAATAGCTATTTTTTCAAGCAGTTTTTCTGTGGTGTCCATCATCCAGTTGTAATCCTTATAAGCGGCGTACATTTCCATAACAGTGAACTCCGGGTTGTGGGTGCGGTCCATGCCTTCATTCCGGAAATCCTTTGCAAATTCATACACCCCGTCAAAACCTCCAACAATAAGTCTTTTCAGATATAATTCGTTTGCAATTCGCAAGTACAACGGAATATCCAATGCATTGTGATGCGTCATAAACGGCCGTGCTGCCGCACCTCCCGGGATGGGCTGTAAAATAGGGGTTTCCACTTCCAGAAAACCCATTTCGTTATAAAAATCGCGTATGGTATTCACGATCTTCGTACGCTTTATAAACGTATCTTTTACTTTAGGATTAACAACGAGATCGGCATAACGCTGTCTATAGCGTTGTTCGGGATCGGTAAAAGCATCATGAACATTGCCTTCGGCGTCAACCCGCGGTTGGGGCAAGGGTTTTAAGGCCTTGGATAGCAAGGTAAAATTCTTAACCATAATGGTCATTTCACCCACCTGTGTTTTAAATAACTCACCTTCTATCCCTATAAAATCACCAATATCCAAAAGCTTTTTATACACCTCGTTGTAAAGCGTCTTGTCTTCGCCGGGACAGATCTCATCACGGTTAAAATACACCTGAATTCTACCCTCCGCATCTTGCAATTCGGCAAAGGATGCTTTCCCTTGTATACGTCTGGACATAAGTCGGCCGGCAACAATTACCTTTTTTCCCTCTTCAAAATTCTCCTTGAGTGACTTCGAAAGTGCATTTACCGGATATAGTTCCGGGGGATACGGATCTATTCCTAAATTTCGTAATTGCGCTAATTTATCCCTGCGTATAAGTTCCAGCTCAGAAAGTTGCATACTTTTTAATTTAAGCTGCAAAATTAGCCTATTTCATAAAATTTCCGCAATAATTAGCTTGAAAACTCGGTATTTTATATTTGTGACTTTAGCGTTTCAATCGCAATCTTTATTTCTGAATTCTCCGGGTCCATCTCAAGTGCTTTTTCATAGTTTTTTAAAGCCTTTTTTATCTGGCCGGTTTTGCCAAGTTTGGCTGCCAGACTCGAATAGGTTAGGGGCTCTAACGGAAAGAATTCGGTGTTAAGCCTTGACACAGCAATGGCTTTTTCGGTTTCGCCCGAAAAAAACAGGACATTGGCGTAGGTGTTTAACTCATACATGCTTGTTAACTTTTCCTGAAGTTGAGGCTTGAGCTTTTTCAATTTCTTTGTATACTTATTTTTTTCTGAAAACTGGAGTGCTTTATCCACAACAGTGACTCCATAATAATTGGAGGTATAGTTATCCGTTAAGATATTTGCAATGTCCTGTTCCAGGGAAACAACCGGTGATTCAATAATGCGATTAATTTCCTTACCCTTACTGAAGAATATAAAAGTGGGAACCCGATGAATATTAAGACCTTCTTCTTCACCACCCGGACTTTGTTTATACGCTGTCCTTTCTTTATCAACGGCAATTAAGGTAAGTCGTTCGAGAGGGAAGTCGGCAGCTTCCAGGATCTTGTAAAATCTGGGGATCTCTCTTTTGCTGTCTCCACACCAGGTACCCATGAAAGCTGTGATGGTATATGATTTTAGTTCGTTTTTCAATGCATCGATGATTTGCTGGTCGGGGGAATATTCGTCGTAGTTTTTCTGAAACCAGTCTGCGTAACTGTTTTCCGATAGCCCTTCTTTGTTGATCTTTCCAAGTAGGAGCGGCGATTTGGTTTCGGCTTGAAATTCAGAATTAAAGGGTTGGGAAAATCCCAGTGTAACGGTAACGCTTAAAAGTAAAAGAGTAAGTTTAAATAGTTTCATCTTGATCGGATTATTGATTTATATCCACGAAGATGAATAGGGTTTAGAAAAAAAGAAAGAAATTCAGGGCTGAAAAGGGGACTAGACCCGGTTTGAAATTACACCCTCACTTTTCGAATAAAGCTTTGGCTTCCGCTCGGGAACTAACCTTAAGTTTTTTATATAGGTTGTTTATGTGGGTCTTAACGGTACTTACACTTACGAACATCGCCGCCGCGATCTCCTTATTGCTCTTATCCTTCAGAATGAGATCCAGTACTTTTTGCTCCTGACTCGATAGCAGTTCCTGAACTGCAGGAATATCATTTTTCAACTTTTTGTATTTTCCGAAGAAATAAAAATTGCCCAGAATAGACACAAGCGCAACGCACGATACCACATATACCCACCACGGAATTCCAGACCTTCTTTCCGCATTTACAAGGAACTGATCGGACATGATCTCGGCTTCGTATTGCTTTGTATATGGACTTTCAGAATAGTTCTGTTTTAGACGGCCGAGCAGCTCATTGTAATACGAACTGGTTTTAATATCCTGTAAATAGTATGTATGAAGTTCATTCCTGCGGTCACTGATATAGGAATAGATATAAAGTTCGGCCAGCGGTTCATTGAGTAACTCACCATAGTGCTGTAACGTCTTAAACCACTTTTTGGTATTAATCTTTCGATTGGCCTCACTGCGATACGTACCAAAGGCAAAACGCATATCATTTTTAAGTGAATCGATCTTGAGGAAGGCTTTGGCTTTCTCGTTGCCTGAAACCACTTTACAAAACATTTCATTGTCGAACGAAAAGGGTAATTGTAGTGAATCCTTGTTATTGGCAACAAAGAATATCTCCCTGCTGTTGGGGCAATGCCCGTTAAAATGATTTGCCGTTTGATCGCTCTCATTACAGCTGTCCACATGAATGCGATAAATGCGGTTCTCTTCGGGGAGATTGTTTCCTGAAAATTTAAAATAACCGGAAGAATCGGGATATACTTTATGAATAATCTGCTCAGGATACACCCCTGAAACTTTTCGGTAATCTTCCACTACCGAAAGATATACTTCCCCTTCCCATTGTGTGGTATTCACATAACCGGAAAATTCGTACTGCCCGTAGGATATTCCAGTACCTATGGTTGCCAAAAAAAGAAAAAGGAAATAATTTAGATTCATTTCAATCACGAATATAGCTACATTCTAAGAGTAAATCAAAAGCTGTAACAATTGTGATTATTGATCTACTTATGTTGTACACCACTATTAATTTGTAATTTTGTCCCTATGAGCATTTGGAGAGTTCTGCTTTCAATATTATTTCCGCCTCTGGCAGTGATCGATAAAGGTTGCGGATCAATTATCATTGTTTTAATATTAACCGTATGCGGTTGGATTCCCGGCGTGATCGCAGCGCTAATAATCTTGAATAACCCTAAAAATTAAAATCGGATGAAGAACCTATTACTTCTGCTTTTTGGTATCCT is from Constantimarinum furrinae and encodes:
- a CDS encoding YqaE/Pmp3 family membrane protein, with amino-acid sequence MSIWRVLLSILFPPLAVIDKGCGSIIIVLILTVCGWIPGVIAALIILNNPKN
- the lysS gene encoding lysine--tRNA ligase; this translates as MQLSELELIRRDKLAQLRNLGIDPYPPELYPVNALSKSLKENFEEGKKVIVAGRLMSRRIQGKASFAELQDAEGRIQVYFNRDEICPGEDKTLYNEVYKKLLDIGDFIGIEGELFKTQVGEMTIMVKNFTLLSKALKPLPQPRVDAEGNVHDAFTDPEQRYRQRYADLVVNPKVKDTFIKRTKIVNTIRDFYNEMGFLEVETPILQPIPGGAAARPFMTHHNALDIPLYLRIANELYLKRLIVGGFDGVYEFAKDFRNEGMDRTHNPEFTVMEMYAAYKDYNWMMDTTEKLLEKIAIALHGTTEVQFGEHKINYKAPYKRIGILDAIKEHTGYDLYQKSEDEIREACHALNLEADETMGVGKMIDEIFGEKCEHHYVQPTFIIDYPVEMSPLTKKHRSKEGLTERFELMVNGKELANAYTELNDPIDQRERFEDQLTLSEKGDDEAMFIDQDFLRALEYGMPPTSGIGIGIDRLTMFMTNNASIQEVLFFPQMRPEKKAVALTHDEKAVLTLLKNNSPLELNELKTRSGLSNKKWDKTIKGLTKNKLAKVEKTDDGLFVELAK
- a CDS encoding response regulator transcription factor encodes the protein MNLNYFLFLFLATIGTGISYGQYEFSGYVNTTQWEGEVYLSVVEDYRKVSGVYPEQIIHKVYPDSSGYFKFSGNNLPEENRIYRIHVDSCNESDQTANHFNGHCPNSREIFFVANNKDSLQLPFSFDNEMFCKVVSGNEKAKAFLKIDSLKNDMRFAFGTYRSEANRKINTKKWFKTLQHYGELLNEPLAELYIYSYISDRRNELHTYYLQDIKTSSYYNELLGRLKQNYSESPYTKQYEAEIMSDQFLVNAERRSGIPWWVYVVSCVALVSILGNFYFFGKYKKLKNDIPAVQELLSSQEQKVLDLILKDKSNKEIAAAMFVSVSTVKTHINNLYKKLKVSSRAEAKALFEK
- a CDS encoding thioredoxin family protein, with the protein product MKLFKLTLLLLSVTVTLGFSQPFNSEFQAETKSPLLLGKINKEGLSENSYADWFQKNYDEYSPDQQIIDALKNELKSYTITAFMGTWCGDSKREIPRFYKILEAADFPLERLTLIAVDKERTAYKQSPGGEEEGLNIHRVPTFIFFSKGKEINRIIESPVVSLEQDIANILTDNYTSNYYGVTVVDKALQFSEKNKYTKKLKKLKPQLQEKLTSMYELNTYANVLFFSGETEKAIAVSRLNTEFFPLEPLTYSSLAAKLGKTGQIKKALKNYEKALEMDPENSEIKIAIETLKSQI